The genomic region CGTGGCGCGGCGCCGACCAGGCGATCTACGACCTCGTGGACGACCCGGCCTTCGTGGACGAGGCGATGGACCGGGCGACGGATAACTCCATCGAGGTCGGCAAGGCGCTGATCGCGGCCGGGGTCGATGGCATCTACATCGGTGACGCATGGTCGTCCGCCAGCATCATCTCGCCGAAGCATTTCGAGCGGTACTGCCAGCCCAGATATGCCCGGACGGTCGAGGCGTTCCACGCGTTGGGCGCACAGGTCTACCTGCACATCTGCGGCAACGCCGTGCCGCTGCTGGAGATGATCGCCGATACCGGCGTGGACGCGCTGGAGCCGCTGGATCCGCTGGGTGGCGTGCGCGTGGATGATGCCGTCCGGCGCATCGGCGACCGCGTGACGCTGAAAGGTGGCGTGAACACGCTCACGTTGCTGAACGGTACACCCGAAGACGTCCGGCGCGAGGCGCTGGAAGTGCTGGATGCCGCACACGAGAAATGCCGGGGCCTGATCCTCGGCAGCGGTGACGACATCCCGCGCGACACGCCGTTCGAGAACATCGACGCGCTGGTTGGCGCGATCAACCGGTAGGGTCGGCGTCCCCGCCGACCAATCATGCGGGTCGGTGAGGACGCCGACCAATCATGCAGGTCGGCGAGGACGCCGACCAATCATGCAGGTCGGCGAGGACGCCGACCCTACCGTGGCCATTCCGTGAAAGACCTGGTCTCCGCCGACCAATCACGCTGGTCGGCGAGGACGCCGACCCTACCGTGGCGATTCGGCGAAGGCCTTCTTGAGTTCATCCAGGTACCCTGAGCCGAAACGCGTGCCGGGCAGGATGGCGCCGCCTTCTGTCCACTCGTTCCAGGAGTTCACCACCACGGCCGGTGGGTGCTTGGGGCTGTTCTCGGCGAACGCCCTCGCCTTTCGGCACAGCGCGCCGAATTTGGCGGGCGTGTTGTTGACGGCCATCGGTGTGTAGGGATATTCGTTCTGTGCCGGCGGCCACGGCGCTTTGGGGTCCCAGCGAGGCGTAACGTCCCACCCCGCAGTGACGACCGGACAGTATGGCAGCCGCGTGTTGTCTCCGGCCTTCCACAGATCCTCATGGCGCGCCGCCATGCGATCGTACTCCTCCGTCGGCTGGTCCGGAAGATGGCCCGCCGCCGCGCAGCAGTAGGTTGTCAGGCTGTCGAATCCGGCTGCCTCACTCATCCTCGCGATGTTGGCGTCCCACGCAAACCCCGCGAAGTGCATTTCCCCGAGGCCGGCCTTTCGCACTTGAGCCCGCGCGGCCTCCAGCACGGCCTTGGCCTTCTCCGCGCCGCCCAACTGGTTGATGAACTCAGCAGGCTGGAACAAGGCAAAGTAGAGCGCGCCGTTCACGCGCCAGTAGTTGGGTTGGCGGAAATGGACCTTGATGCAGTGCGCCATCATCCGCTGGAAGTCCTCGGCGGAGTGCCGAATCGGAAGCATCGGCTGTGCGGTCTGCTGGTAGCCCAGGGGAAACACGTTCGCCCACGTGTGGTTAGCCCACATCAGGGCATACTGAATGCGCTTCCGGTTGGGCGTTTTCGGCAGGGTCTCCTCCACGGGGCGCTGGAGGATCTGGACACCGTTGTACCAGTACCAGTCGAAGATGAACACGGAGATGCCGTGATCGACGGCGGTATCGATCTGTTTCGCCATCCACTTGGGGTCGGATTCGTCAAAGCCGCCCCATTCCGGCCGGTTGATCTCGTGGCCGGGAAAGCGCGGTTTGTCCTCGTTCAGCAGCTTCCACTCGTTCCAGTTCTCTCCGAACCAGGTGGAATAGTGGTCGTCGCTGTGCCAGCTTGGGAAGTAGATGGCGGCAACGTCGATGCGAGGGGCCGCCGCCGCGCCGTACGCGGTGGCCGTAAGCAGCGCGAGCAGGGCCGCGAAGAGGATGCTGTTCGTCATGGTTGTCCTCCCGAAAGGTGAATGAGACTGCTCTACTTTGTGTCGCCGCAAGTGAGCGGCGGCAATGGAGTCTGGAAGCGGGTCGGTAGGGGCGGCTCAGAGCCACCATTTCGCATGGCAGGGCGGGGCGGCCTGCAGGTTGCTCGGGTAGGCTTTGGCGCTCCCGTCGCACAACGCGAAGTTCCGGAACCCGGCGTGGTACCGCTGGTCGGTACTGTAATCCTCAAACGCGAGCACCTGGCTCGGGTTCACGATGTTGCATTGGCGGACCGGCCCTGTGTGTGGCGCCAGGGGGGAATCGTTGAGGGCAATGAAGCCGTTGAACTCATAATTCGTCAGCGGCCCGAGATCCGCGATCCTCACCGGGCGGTCCGGGCAGAACGGCAGTTCCGCGGAGCGAAGGTAGCGCGATAGGACGGCGACCACGGGCGATGCGTCCCACTTGTTTGTCCCGTCGTACGCAGGCGCTGACCCGGGTCCGGCGGGCGCCCTGGGCTTCAAATCGTACGGGTAGACGCCCTCGTGATCGTCAACATACATGGCGAGCGCCATGCCCATCTGCCGCAGGTTGGACAGGCATTTCGTCTGTTGCGCCTTCGATCGAGCTTTTGCGAATACGGGAAAGAGGATGGCGGCCAACACGGCGACAATGCCTATGACCACCAGCAGCTCGATGAGCGTGAATCCCTTGCGCGACACCATAGCCTCCAGGCCGCCCGTGCGGGCGGGTCTATGATTCGCCGGTCGCCGGAGTTGTCCCGGCCGCCGCGCGCTCCGGCGGCCGGGACAAACCTGATAGCGCCCATCGGCGATTCACGTTTCAGCGCAGCGCGTAGATTGCCACCGAAGCCGGACCGCTCTTGACGCCCATGAGGTCGTTCTTCATTCCGGCTGCGACGGCAATGTATTGCTTGCCGCCGATGGAATAGGTGATCACGCCGCCGCCCACTGGGCCGCCGGCCTTGGTCTTGAGCAGGATCTTACCGTTCGCGGCGTCGAATGCGAGGAGGTTGCCCCGCAGGTCGCCCGTGAGGACCAGACCGCCACCCGTGGGGGTGACTCCCGCCGCCAGCGGCATCGTGTCGCGATATTTCCATCGCACCTTGCCGCTGTCGGCATCCACGGCAGTCAACCATCCGGACTGTTCAGATGGCGGGTCATCTTGTCCGAAACCGTTGGAGGAACCGACGAACGGCTTGCCAACGTCGTGGGTATCCACCGTCTCCGGCCCGCCCAGCTTGACGGTGGTGGCCCAGTCCCGCGTGTTCACAAACAACGCGTTCTGAAGCGGTGAGTAGGCCGGCCCGTTCCAGTTGACGCCGCCCTGGGTTCCGGGGGCGAAGCGCGTTCCTTCGGCGGTGATGGGTGCGTTCACGTTGATATGCCGGGTCACCGGGACCTGGAATCGCACCAAATTCAGCTTGCTGTCGAGGCCGTAAAGATAGCCGTTCTTGCCGCCGACAGCGACCATCTTGCGGCCTGCCCTGGAGGTATAGAGGGCAGGCGAAGCGGCGATGTCCCAGTCATGCGTATCGTGAGGGACGAACTGGTGGTAGCCTTTCAGCTTGCCGGTTCTGGCGTCCAGCATGATCACCGAACAGGTGTATAGGTTCGCGCCCGGCCGGTAAGCCCCCGCGAAGTCCGGTCCCGGGTTGCCGGTCGGCACGTAGAGGGTTCCCGTGGCGGTGTCGATGGCGAAGGACGAATACATCCCGCCGCCGGCCCTGATCTTGCCCTCGTCGGAGGGCCACGTTTCGGCGCCCGGCCCGCTGGATGGGACGATGTCGAAGTTCCATACCCGCTTGCCGTCTTTCGCTCTGAAGGCCCGCATGTGGCCGACCGTGCCGATGTCGCTTCCAGACGTGCCGATGTAGACCAGTCCGTTCCAGGCAAGCGGGGCCATGGTGAAGTACTCTCCCTTCGCCATACTTGCGCCCACGACGTCCCATATGGTCTTTCCGGTCTTCGCGTCAAGAGCGAGCACGCGCGCATCCGGTGTGCCCCGGAAGAGCCGCCCGCCTGCATATGCGACGCCGCGGACCGGGGTGCCGAGCCCCATGCTCTTCGGCGTGAACTTCCTGGCCCACTTGAGCGCGCCGGTCCTCGCGTCCACGGCGTACGTGGCGGTCGCCGTCGTGATATACAACGTCGTCCCCACCATGACCGGTCCCGCCTGGAAACTGGTCGTCTCAGGCAGTTGGTAATTCCCGACCCGCCGGATCGACTTCACGTTTCGCGTGTTGATCTGCTTGAGCGGTGAGAATCTGTTCGCCGAGTAGCCGCCATTGAACATGGTCCATTCGGTTGATGGTGCGGACCGCGCCGCTACCGGGTTGGGCAGTGAAGCCAGAGCGAGTGCCAGGCCCAGTGCGAGGCTTGTGGACGCTTCACGGTGGCACAGGCGTCCGAACGCTCCTGCTTTGCTTTGAAAAAGTAACATGATCATCCTCCCCACGAATGAATTGGATTTGGCACCCGAGGCCGTTCTGCGGGCGGGCTGTCGCCGGAGGCAGTCGGCTAAGGGCCGCCTCTTCGATATACCCGCCGGGCCGCCACTTCAATCGACGAACCTTCGCAAGTCCCCTGTTCCCGCCGGCCTGGCGCATCCGGCGCCTCGGATGGGAGCGACAGTGCCCCTACTGCCGTTTATACACGATCATCGCGGAGTCCGGCTGCTTCGGAAGCCTCAGCAGAAGCCCGGTTTCCATCAGCTCCTTGCCGGTCACGTTTTCGGCTGACCTGGTGTCCAGGTTCGTCACGCGGTACCTTCGCTCTGCGTCCAGGCCTTTGATTCTCAGCCTGGCCGACTCGTACACGCTGTTCGGCCTTCGGAAAGCCTGAACCAGGCCCTCGCCGAGGTCGGGGCGGTCGAACTGCCACGCCATCCAGACGTCGTTCTCCACGCTGTACGGCGTCAGCGGGTAGTAGTCGCCGGTGTAGTACGGCGTGATGTCCTTCCAGGCGCCCACCATCTTGCGGACTGACGCCCAGTCGGCATCCCGATTGCGCATGTCATAGCAGGCGTTGATGTATGGACACATGCAGCTTCGGAAGCCGTATGGTTCAAACTGGTTCAGGCCGGTGCCGTACAGCGGTATCCAGGAGGCGAGGCCGTAGGTGTGGTTCTGCTGGCTCGTCGGCTCCAGCAGGAAGTCACTTCGCAGTAGCGGCACGGCGCGGCGAAGCGTCTCGATGTCGTTTCGTCGGCCGCCTGATGCACAGGAGTCGATCAGCATATCGGGGTGGCGGCGGCGCAGTTCGTCCCAGTAGGCGAGGTAGCCCGTTACGTGTTGGTTCTCGGTGAGTCCCTGTCGGTCCGGAGCATCGTTCGCGCGCCAGAATGGCAGCGGATCGATGTTGAAATCCTGCCGATAGAGGTCGATGCCTTGCGATTTGATGAGCCCGTCAACGTGGTCCGTAAGCCATTTACGGGCGTCGGGATTGCCCAGGTTGAGCAGTTTGTCACCGCCGTCCGCGCCGAGCAACCACTCCGGGTGCTGTCTGTAGAGCCACGTCCCCGGCGCTACCCGCTCCGGTTCGAACCAGACGATGCTCTTCACGCCCTTCTTATGCGCATGATCAGTGATGGCACGCAGTCCGTTCGGGAAACGCTTCGTGTCGACTTCCCACGTGCCTGTGTTCGGCCAGCCCCGGGAGGCGTTGCCTGCGTCGTAAACGTACCAGCCGGCGTCCATCCACCAGTAGTCCAGAGGAAGCTTCTCCTCCAGATACCGGTCCACGAACATCATCTGCTTGTCGGCGTCGGTGTTGATCATCTCGCCGTACTGATGGCTGCTGCAGGCGGCCATATGCGTTGGAGCGAGTTTGCCGCCCGGATGCGGAGTGTTGTACTTCAGCATCCACTGTCGCCACACATTTTGCGCGTGCTGCCGGTCACCCTTCCAGAACTGGAGGACGATTAGCGGCGACCGGACCCCTTCGCCAGGTTTGAGGCGAAAGTGCGTCAGTTCCTGCCCGCCGACCACATGCAGGCCGTCCGCTGCATCGCGTGTGAACTCCGCCGCCCACTGCCCCGGCCAGCCGATGACCGCGATGACACCTTCGCCCGGCCATTCGATGTTGAAATACGGCAGGTCGCTGTTCGTCGGGCGCCCGCCGTTGGTCGTGATGCGCTTAACTGTGCCCGGACCAAGCGTGTCCCGTAACGGTTGATAATCGGTGGGGGTGCACGGACTGCCGGTGTTGTGGTTGAGGACGAACTCGCCGTCCGCGTTTCGTTGGAGACTAACATCAAGGCCTTGGAACCCCTCGATGATGGGGGTATCGGCTTTTCCTGAGTTCCAAAGGTAGACGGTCCACTCCACGATGGGGAAATCGGTGTATTCCGTCATCTCCCAGCTCA from Armatimonadota bacterium harbors:
- a CDS encoding NPCBM/NEW2 domain-containing protein, which codes for MQYRSLTGMVVWIMAASQASAVVVTEREMAEAGRWAGAAFYERVDKRSDAPSLYVVANNDPVQRNERNGKPMNIAGKTYSRGLYCHAASKVIVRLPFSATTFDAVIAVDSNEQTSGGRGSVVFSIAVNVVEKYRSGVLREGMPGVPVSIDLGGATEFTMEIGDAGDGISCDQADWADAKVTLENGETVWLGDLPITAGKPRTYSTDPPFSFVYGGKPFGELRKSWKVGGIGGSPPGTRRINTTFWIDPATGLEVSWEMTEYTDFPIVEWTVYLWNSGKADTPIIEGFQGLDVSLQRNADGEFVLNHNTGSPCTPTDYQPLRDTLGPGTVKRITTNGGRPTNSDLPYFNIEWPGEGVIAVIGWPGQWAAEFTRDAADGLHVVGGQELTHFRLKPGEGVRSPLIVLQFWKGDRQHAQNVWRQWMLKYNTPHPGGKLAPTHMAACSSHQYGEMINTDADKQMMFVDRYLEEKLPLDYWWMDAGWYVYDAGNASRGWPNTGTWEVDTKRFPNGLRAITDHAHKKGVKSIVWFEPERVAPGTWLYRQHPEWLLGADGGDKLLNLGNPDARKWLTDHVDGLIKSQGIDLYRQDFNIDPLPFWRANDAPDRQGLTENQHVTGYLAYWDELRRRHPDMLIDSCASGGRRNDIETLRRAVPLLRSDFLLEPTSQQNHTYGLASWIPLYGTGLNQFEPYGFRSCMCPYINACYDMRNRDADWASVRKMVGAWKDITPYYTGDYYPLTPYSVENDVWMAWQFDRPDLGEGLVQAFRRPNSVYESARLRIKGLDAERRYRVTNLDTRSAENVTGKELMETGLLLRLPKQPDSAMIVYKRQ
- a CDS encoding PQQ-binding-like beta-propeller repeat protein, with the protein product MLLFQSKAGAFGRLCHREASTSLALGLALALASLPNPVAARSAPSTEWTMFNGGYSANRFSPLKQINTRNVKSIRRVGNYQLPETTSFQAGPVMVGTTLYITTATATYAVDARTGALKWARKFTPKSMGLGTPVRGVAYAGGRLFRGTPDARVLALDAKTGKTIWDVVGASMAKGEYFTMAPLAWNGLVYIGTSGSDIGTVGHMRAFRAKDGKRVWNFDIVPSSGPGAETWPSDEGKIRAGGGMYSSFAIDTATGTLYVPTGNPGPDFAGAYRPGANLYTCSVIMLDARTGKLKGYHQFVPHDTHDWDIAASPALYTSRAGRKMVAVGGKNGYLYGLDSKLNLVRFQVPVTRHINVNAPITAEGTRFAPGTQGGVNWNGPAYSPLQNALFVNTRDWATTVKLGGPETVDTHDVGKPFVGSSNGFGQDDPPSEQSGWLTAVDADSGKVRWKYRDTMPLAAGVTPTGGGLVLTGDLRGNLLAFDAANGKILLKTKAGGPVGGGVITYSIGGKQYIAVAAGMKNDLMGVKSGPASVAIYALR
- a CDS encoding glycoside hydrolase family 99-like domain-containing protein codes for the protein MTNSILFAALLALLTATAYGAAAAPRIDVAAIYFPSWHSDDHYSTWFGENWNEWKLLNEDKPRFPGHEINRPEWGGFDESDPKWMAKQIDTAVDHGISVFIFDWYWYNGVQILQRPVEETLPKTPNRKRIQYALMWANHTWANVFPLGYQQTAQPMLPIRHSAEDFQRMMAHCIKVHFRQPNYWRVNGALYFALFQPAEFINQLGGAEKAKAVLEAARAQVRKAGLGEMHFAGFAWDANIARMSEAAGFDSLTTYCCAAAGHLPDQPTEEYDRMAARHEDLWKAGDNTRLPYCPVVTAGWDVTPRWDPKAPWPPAQNEYPYTPMAVNNTPAKFGALCRKARAFAENSPKHPPAVVVNSWNEWTEGGAILPGTRFGSGYLDELKKAFAESPR
- a CDS encoding uroporphyrinogen decarboxylase family protein; this encodes MTSRERVRAAMAGQPVDRVPVFPVTTRMLGARTLGRRVGEMALQPSLVFDGIVAMKERFGFDGLEAGFGPGRNERPPVLEMVDGIPCLLGADGKPWARYQEDDDPVPLDNTPPIRDKKDLDGVGITPAALYEAEGKLDAIRALRRRVGDDLYIAGVAAGQTMNSLAAWRGADQAIYDLVDDPAFVDEAMDRATDNSIEVGKALIAAGVDGIYIGDAWSSASIISPKHFERYCQPRYARTVEAFHALGAQVYLHICGNAVPLLEMIADTGVDALEPLDPLGGVRVDDAVRRIGDRVTLKGGVNTLTLLNGTPEDVRREALEVLDAAHEKCRGLILGSGDDIPRDTPFENIDALVGAINR